Proteins found in one Hypericibacter terrae genomic segment:
- a CDS encoding 5-formyltetrahydrofolate cyclo-ligase has product MSQAKMSWDEVRPWRKLERERLIAARVATVQEIRARWTRAIIETLEPILRESEGPISFYWPFRGEPDLRPLMRTLDGEGFTLALPVVVEPKTPLVFRPWRPGSKMELGVWNIPIPAAKEEVVPRLLLAPVVGFTPDFYRLGYGGGYFDRTLAKLGAGHAAIGIGFEMGRLETIHPQPHDIKMRQVVTEKGVVGARRRPGA; this is encoded by the coding sequence ATGAGCCAGGCCAAGATGAGCTGGGACGAGGTGCGGCCCTGGCGCAAGCTCGAGCGCGAGCGGCTGATCGCTGCAAGGGTCGCGACTGTGCAGGAGATTCGCGCGCGCTGGACCCGCGCCATCATCGAGACGCTGGAGCCGATCCTGCGCGAGAGCGAGGGGCCGATCAGCTTCTATTGGCCGTTCCGCGGCGAACCCGATCTGCGGCCACTGATGCGGACCCTCGATGGCGAGGGCTTCACGCTCGCCTTGCCGGTCGTGGTCGAGCCGAAGACGCCGCTCGTCTTTCGGCCCTGGCGGCCCGGCAGCAAAATGGAGCTCGGCGTCTGGAACATTCCGATCCCGGCGGCAAAGGAAGAAGTCGTGCCGCGCCTGCTGCTGGCGCCCGTGGTGGGCTTCACGCCCGACTTCTATCGGCTGGGCTATGGCGGCGGCTATTTCGACCGCACCCTGGCGAAGCTGGGTGCCGGCCATGCGGCCATCGGGATCGGCTTCGAGATGGGCCGGCTCGAAACCATCCATCCGCAGCCGCATGACATCAAGATGCGCCAGGTCGTGACCGAGAAGGGCGTCGTCGGCGCCAGGCGTCGCCCCGGCGCCTAA
- a CDS encoding carboxymuconolactone decarboxylase family protein, with the protein MMMDWTAYQQQLKANVGEIAKLSPETLRGYAGLSGAGQKTGHLDAKTRELIALGVAISLRCDGCIVTHTDAAIKNGATKEEIAEALGVAIAINAGAALVYSARVMDAYAALKPAG; encoded by the coding sequence ATGATGATGGACTGGACCGCCTATCAGCAGCAACTCAAGGCCAATGTCGGCGAGATCGCGAAGCTCAGCCCCGAGACCCTCCGGGGCTATGCGGGGTTGAGCGGCGCCGGTCAGAAGACCGGGCATCTCGACGCCAAGACCCGCGAGCTGATCGCGCTCGGCGTCGCCATCTCGCTGCGCTGCGACGGCTGCATCGTCACCCACACCGACGCCGCCATCAAGAATGGCGCCACGAAGGAAGAGATCGCCGAGGCGCTCGGGGTCGCGATCGCGATCAATGCCGGCGCGGCCCTGGTCTATTCGGCGCGGGTGATGGACGCCTATGCGGCGCTGAAGCCGGCGGGGTGA
- a CDS encoding HIT family protein — MTEDFALHQQLAADTVPIADWPLSSLRLMRAERRWPWLILVPRRAGTREIADLDTADRALLIEEIADATRLLQALFGPDKVNVAAIGNMVAQLHVHVVARFHDDPVWPKPIWGQLPAEPYEAAALETRLAQLRHALATGRHKG; from the coding sequence ATGACTGAGGACTTCGCTCTTCACCAGCAGCTCGCGGCCGACACGGTGCCGATCGCGGACTGGCCCTTGTCGTCGCTGCGGCTGATGCGCGCCGAGCGACGCTGGCCCTGGCTCATCCTGGTGCCGCGCCGGGCGGGCACGCGCGAGATCGCCGATCTGGACACGGCCGACCGGGCGCTGCTGATCGAGGAGATCGCCGACGCGACCCGGCTGCTGCAGGCCCTCTTCGGCCCCGACAAGGTCAATGTGGCGGCCATCGGCAATATGGTGGCCCAGCTTCATGTCCATGTGGTGGCGCGATTCCATGACGATCCGGTCTGGCCGAAGCCGATCTGGGGCCAGCTCCCGGCGGAGCCGTATGAAGCGGCGGCGCTCGAAACCCGCCTCGCCCAATTGCGCCACGCCCTGGCGACCGGACGACACAAGGGGTGA
- a CDS encoding NAD(P)H-dependent flavin oxidoreductase has protein sequence MAQNTGHGFKTRLTEKLGCRYPIISAGMGGPARSELAAAVSEAGGFGLLGMVREPPALIAREIAAVRTRTGRPFGVNVIPFATDPKLLDEQLEVCFAAKVPAMCFHWNVMPGIVARAREADCLVLHQVGSVAAAIEAERAGTDVIIVQGVEAGGHVHGKLPLSVLLPEVAAAVKVPIAASGGIVAGADMLAAMALGADGVHCGTVFLPTPESFAHDFHKRRILDARSGDTVHTDLFAINWPPNSPVRVLRNSLTEAVGHKLWGHHPDKLPREPIGEDAGDPILKFSTHSPLRSTTGDLEKMPPFAGEGAGRITRARSAAQVIADMMAEADAALDRLEAMRA, from the coding sequence ATGGCACAAAATACCGGGCATGGTTTCAAGACCAGGCTCACCGAGAAACTTGGCTGCCGATACCCCATCATCTCGGCCGGCATGGGCGGGCCCGCGCGTTCCGAGCTCGCGGCCGCCGTTTCCGAGGCTGGCGGCTTCGGCCTGCTGGGCATGGTGCGCGAGCCGCCGGCGCTCATCGCCCGCGAGATCGCCGCGGTCCGGACCCGGACCGGCCGGCCCTTCGGTGTCAATGTCATTCCCTTCGCGACCGATCCGAAGCTGCTCGACGAGCAGCTCGAGGTATGTTTCGCCGCCAAGGTGCCGGCGATGTGCTTCCACTGGAACGTGATGCCCGGCATCGTCGCGCGTGCCCGCGAGGCCGACTGCCTGGTGCTGCATCAGGTCGGCAGCGTCGCCGCGGCGATCGAGGCGGAGCGGGCGGGCACCGATGTCATCATCGTGCAGGGCGTGGAGGCCGGCGGCCATGTGCATGGGAAACTGCCGCTCTCGGTGCTGCTGCCCGAAGTCGCGGCGGCGGTGAAGGTCCCGATCGCGGCCTCCGGCGGCATCGTTGCCGGCGCCGATATGCTGGCCGCGATGGCGCTCGGCGCCGATGGCGTCCATTGCGGCACGGTGTTCCTGCCGACTCCGGAATCCTTCGCCCATGACTTCCACAAGCGGCGCATCCTCGATGCCAGGAGCGGCGACACGGTCCATACCGACCTCTTCGCGATCAACTGGCCCCCCAACTCCCCCGTGCGGGTCCTGCGCAACAGCCTGACCGAGGCCGTCGGCCACAAGCTCTGGGGCCATCACCCGGACAAGCTGCCGCGCGAGCCGATCGGCGAGGATGCGGGCGATCCGATCCTCAAATTCAGCACCCATTCGCCCTTGCGCAGCACCACCGGCGATCTCGAGAAGATGCCGCCCTTTGCCGGCGAGGGGGCAGGGCGGATCACCAGGGCTCGGTCCGCGGCGCAGGTGATCGCCGACATGATGGCGGAGGCGGACGCGGCCCTCGACCGGTTGGAGGCGATGCGCGCATGA
- the betA gene encoding choline dehydrogenase, with amino-acid sequence MADQAFDYIIIGSGSAGSVLANRISARPENRVLVLEAGPPDSWWNWKIHMPAAFAYPLADDKINWYYQTEPEPGMNNRVMLCPRGRVLGGSSSINGMVYIRGHARDYDRWAQGGNRGWSYSEVLPYFKRAEHRVKGGDEYHGSDGPLWVSSQVTFPPLLQAWLEAAKQAGYPVTQDVNGYQQEGLGPYEMTTRKGRRWSAGRAYLHPAMKRSNVTVHTRALTSRILFEGKRAVGVEYEMGGQVHRARAEREVIVSGGTINSPQILMLSGVGDAEQLKSFDIPVVQHLPGVGQNLQDHIETYVQMEATQPITLYGRYNALGKLRTGIEWALFGTGWGASNHFEAGGFIRSRAGVEHPDLQYHFFPMAISYDGSQTQAGHGFQAHMGPMRSTSRGWVKLRSANPRDKVRIQFNYMSTEQDRQEMRAGIRLTRELFAQKAFDAVRGAELAPGPNVKTDAEIDAFIRAKAESAYHPSCSCKMGTDSMAVVDPELKVHGMEGLRVVDASIMPTVVSGNLNAPVIMLAEKAADMILGNAPLPRSEAPVYINPNWAASQR; translated from the coding sequence ATGGCGGACCAGGCGTTCGACTACATCATCATCGGCTCCGGCTCGGCCGGCTCCGTGCTGGCCAACCGGATCTCGGCCCGGCCCGAGAACCGCGTCCTGGTGCTGGAGGCGGGACCGCCGGACAGCTGGTGGAACTGGAAGATCCATATGCCGGCGGCCTTCGCCTATCCGCTGGCCGACGACAAGATCAATTGGTATTACCAGACCGAGCCCGAGCCCGGCATGAACAACCGCGTCATGCTGTGCCCGCGCGGCCGGGTGCTGGGCGGCTCCTCCTCGATCAACGGCATGGTCTATATCCGCGGCCATGCGCGCGACTATGACCGCTGGGCCCAGGGCGGCAATCGCGGCTGGTCCTATTCCGAGGTGCTGCCCTACTTCAAGCGCGCCGAGCATCGCGTCAAAGGCGGCGACGAGTATCACGGCAGCGACGGTCCGCTCTGGGTCTCCTCGCAGGTGACCTTTCCGCCGCTGCTGCAGGCCTGGCTCGAGGCGGCGAAGCAGGCGGGCTATCCGGTCACGCAGGATGTGAACGGCTATCAGCAGGAGGGCCTCGGGCCCTACGAGATGACGACCCGCAAGGGCCGGCGCTGGAGCGCGGGCCGCGCCTATCTCCATCCGGCGATGAAGCGGTCCAACGTCACGGTCCATACCCGCGCGCTCACCTCGCGCATCCTGTTCGAGGGCAAGCGTGCCGTCGGCGTCGAGTATGAAATGGGCGGGCAGGTCCATCGCGCGCGGGCCGAGCGCGAGGTCATCGTCAGCGGCGGCACCATCAACTCGCCGCAGATCCTGATGCTCTCGGGCGTCGGCGATGCCGAGCAGCTCAAATCCTTCGACATCCCGGTGGTGCAGCATCTGCCGGGCGTCGGCCAGAATCTGCAGGACCATATCGAGACCTATGTGCAGATGGAGGCGACCCAGCCGATCACGCTCTATGGGCGCTACAACGCGCTGGGCAAGCTGCGCACCGGCATCGAATGGGCGCTGTTCGGCACCGGCTGGGGAGCCAGCAACCATTTCGAGGCCGGTGGCTTCATCCGCAGCCGCGCCGGTGTCGAGCACCCCGACCTGCAATATCATTTCTTCCCGATGGCGATCTCCTATGACGGCAGCCAGACCCAGGCGGGTCATGGCTTCCAGGCCCATATGGGACCGATGCGCTCGACCAGCCGCGGCTGGGTGAAACTTCGCTCGGCCAATCCACGCGACAAGGTGCGGATCCAGTTCAACTACATGTCGACCGAGCAGGACCGGCAGGAGATGCGCGCCGGCATCCGCCTGACGCGCGAGCTCTTCGCGCAGAAGGCCTTCGACGCCGTCCGGGGCGCCGAGCTGGCGCCGGGTCCCAACGTCAAGACCGATGCCGAGATCGACGCCTTCATCCGCGCCAAGGCCGAGAGCGCCTATCACCCTTCCTGCTCCTGCAAAATGGGTACCGACAGCATGGCGGTGGTCGATCCGGAGCTGAAGGTTCACGGCATGGAAGGCCTGCGCGTGGTCGATGCCTCGATCATGCCGACCGTCGTCAGCGGCAATCTGAACGCGCCGGTCATCATGCTCGCGGAAAAGGCCGCCGACATGATCCTGGGCAACGCGCCGCTGCCGCGCTCCGAAGCGCCGGTCTATATCAATCCCAACTGGGCCGCGAGCCAGCGCTGA
- a CDS encoding 5'-methylthioadenosine/adenosylhomocysteine nucleosidase gives MAGARPIGILTPMEDELALLEKGLQRARSEERAGGRFIAGRLDGHDVVLALSGIGKVSAAQVSSLLLDRFACRALVVSGVAGGLDIRLGIGDIVVADRLAQQDYGALTRRGLVNYRAGSMPMGERRHDPYYSLTPELSARLRAALKGLHLPPMPAAATGGRERRPKIRFGTILSGDQFVNAAPARLALRRRFPGALAVEMEGAAAAQIAERHGVPCVVVRALSDLAGAASHIDFMAFLPAAGAAAAMTVRRLLPAL, from the coding sequence ATGGCCGGAGCCCGACCGATCGGCATTCTGACGCCGATGGAGGATGAGCTGGCGTTGCTCGAGAAGGGGCTTCAGCGGGCGCGCAGCGAGGAGCGGGCGGGCGGGCGTTTCATCGCCGGCCGTCTGGACGGCCATGACGTCGTCCTGGCGCTCTCGGGTATCGGCAAGGTCAGCGCGGCGCAGGTGTCGAGCCTGCTGCTCGACCGCTTCGCCTGCCGGGCGCTGGTCGTCTCCGGCGTCGCCGGCGGGCTCGATATCAGGCTCGGCATCGGCGATATCGTGGTGGCCGACCGCCTTGCCCAGCAGGATTACGGCGCCTTGACCCGCCGCGGCCTGGTCAATTACCGGGCGGGCTCCATGCCGATGGGCGAACGCCGCCACGACCCCTATTACAGCCTGACGCCGGAGCTGAGCGCGCGGCTGCGGGCGGCGCTGAAGGGGCTCCATCTGCCGCCGATGCCGGCCGCCGCCACGGGCGGGCGGGAGCGCCGGCCCAAGATCCGCTTCGGCACCATCCTCAGCGGCGACCAGTTCGTGAATGCCGCCCCGGCCCGGTTGGCGCTGCGCCGCCGGTTCCCGGGCGCGCTGGCGGTCGAGATGGAGGGCGCCGCCGCCGCCCAGATCGCCGAGCGGCACGGGGTCCCCTGCGTCGTCGTCCGCGCCCTCAGCGACCTCGCCGGTGCGGCGAGCCACATCGATTTCATGGCCTTCCTGCCGGCCGCGGGAGCGGCGGCGGCCATGACGGTGCGGCGCTTGCTGCCGGCGCTGTGA
- a CDS encoding IS4 family transposase, with the protein MRHQNSVFHSVLKQVAWLDFDRLVEAHNSDARVRRLTTKGQFVALLYGQLSGATSLREIVSGLTSHAARLYHLGTGEVRRSTLADANAIRPSGLFAELLAVMIKQAHRGLRRKIAETTYLIDSTGLRLSGLSADWARFSAGVCGAKLHVIYDPDADRPIYAAVSAANVNDITPAHDMPVEPGATYVFDLGYYDYAWWAKLDAAGCRIVTRFKSNTPLTLVAENALPRGSAILSDRIGYLPARQAASRKNPFQDPVREIRVKTETGKILRILCNDLDASAQEIADLYKRRWAIELFFRWVKQTLKITRFLGTSENAVRIQIAVALIAFLLLRLAQKAIKDGHSPLAFARLVRANLMHRRRIDRLLEPETAPIPNPHQMALQWS; encoded by the coding sequence ATGCGGCACCAGAATAGCGTATTTCATTCGGTTCTTAAGCAGGTTGCGTGGCTCGACTTCGATCGGCTGGTCGAGGCCCACAATAGCGATGCTCGGGTGCGGCGGTTGACGACCAAGGGCCAGTTCGTGGCGCTGCTCTACGGCCAGCTTTCGGGCGCGACGAGCCTGCGGGAGATCGTGAGCGGGCTGACGAGCCACGCGGCGCGGCTCTATCACCTGGGAACGGGCGAGGTTCGCCGTTCGACGCTGGCCGATGCCAATGCCATAAGGCCGAGCGGGCTGTTCGCCGAGTTGCTCGCCGTGATGATCAAGCAGGCCCATCGCGGGCTGCGCCGCAAGATCGCCGAAACCACCTATCTGATCGATTCCACTGGCTTGCGATTGAGCGGTCTGAGCGCCGATTGGGCCCGTTTCAGCGCCGGCGTCTGCGGCGCCAAGCTGCATGTGATCTACGATCCCGACGCCGACCGCCCCATCTATGCCGCTGTCAGTGCGGCGAATGTCAACGACATTACCCCCGCCCACGACATGCCGGTCGAGCCCGGCGCCACCTATGTCTTCGACCTCGGCTATTACGACTATGCCTGGTGGGCCAAGCTGGACGCTGCCGGATGCCGCATCGTCACTCGCTTCAAATCCAACACACCCCTGACCCTCGTCGCCGAGAACGCCCTGCCCCGGGGCAGCGCCATTCTCTCCGACCGGATCGGATATCTCCCGGCCCGCCAAGCCGCCAGCCGCAAAAACCCCTTCCAAGACCCGGTCCGCGAGATCCGCGTGAAGACCGAAACCGGCAAGATCCTGCGCATCTTGTGCAACGATCTCGACGCCAGCGCCCAGGAGATCGCAGACCTCTACAAGCGCCGCTGGGCGATCGAGCTGTTCTTCCGGTGGGTCAAGCAGACCCTGAAAATCACCCGCTTTCTCGGCACTTCCGAGAACGCCGTTCGCATCCAGATCGCCGTCGCCCTGATCGCTTTCCTGTTGTTGCGATTGGCACAGAAAGCCATCAAGGACGGTCACAGCCCGTTGGCCTTCGCCCGCCTCGTGCGCGCCAACCTCATGCATCGCAGGCGCATCGACCGCCTGCTCGAACCCGAAACCGCCCCAATTCCGAACCCACATCAAATGGCGCTACAATGGAGCTGA
- a CDS encoding MFS transporter codes for MFTAVRSVFSLLFGAAIMIIGNGLMFILLPIRLGVEGVPAETSGLVMSCYYAGFVAGSLWGRDLIGRVGHIRAFAAFAALVCAVTLLYALWFQPYAWAILRGVNGFCMAGLFAVIESWLNERSSNTTRGQILSLYMVTSYAASSVGQFLVNLSDVHSLTLYCVAALLLSISLVPVVLTHVQGPDLREVAPLKLAELYRISPLGVVGCAGAGILSGSFYGMGVIYAQATHLSVFQVSLFMGMAVVGGLIFQWPIGRASDKFDRRTVLLVVLIATTLLFVVNYSFSLAGLEGKAADWIVIGLPLLFGGGMAVIYPLAIAHAFDYVSKERMVAASSGLLLAWAIGATAGPLIASVLMGHFGPQSLFAYMALMTGSIALFTHWRMTRRAALPSRDQATFVPVTTTSSVAATLDPRSELGHKV; via the coding sequence ATGTTCACCGCCGTCCGTTCCGTCTTCTCGCTCCTGTTCGGGGCGGCCATCATGATCATTGGCAACGGCCTGATGTTCATCCTGCTGCCGATCCGGCTGGGCGTCGAGGGGGTGCCGGCCGAGACCTCCGGCCTCGTCATGTCCTGCTACTACGCGGGCTTCGTCGCCGGCAGCCTCTGGGGCCGCGATCTCATCGGGCGCGTCGGCCATATCCGCGCCTTCGCCGCCTTCGCGGCCCTGGTCTGCGCCGTGACTCTCCTCTACGCGCTCTGGTTCCAGCCCTATGCCTGGGCGATCCTACGCGGAGTCAACGGCTTCTGCATGGCGGGCCTCTTCGCCGTGATCGAGAGCTGGCTCAACGAGCGCTCCAGCAATACGACGCGCGGCCAGATTCTCTCCCTCTACATGGTGACCTCATACGCCGCCTCGAGCGTCGGGCAGTTCCTGGTCAATCTGAGCGACGTGCACTCGCTGACCCTCTATTGTGTCGCGGCGCTGCTGCTCTCGATCTCGTTGGTGCCGGTCGTGCTGACACACGTTCAGGGCCCCGATCTGCGGGAGGTCGCGCCGCTGAAGCTGGCCGAGCTCTATCGCATCTCGCCCCTGGGCGTGGTCGGCTGCGCCGGCGCGGGCATCCTATCCGGCAGCTTCTATGGCATGGGCGTGATCTATGCCCAGGCGACGCATCTCTCCGTGTTCCAGGTCTCGCTCTTTATGGGCATGGCCGTCGTCGGCGGGTTGATCTTCCAATGGCCGATCGGGCGCGCTTCCGACAAGTTCGACCGGCGCACCGTGCTGCTGGTGGTGCTGATCGCCACGACGCTGCTCTTCGTGGTGAACTATTCCTTCAGCCTCGCCGGGCTCGAGGGCAAGGCCGCCGACTGGATCGTGATCGGCCTGCCGCTGCTCTTCGGCGGCGGCATGGCGGTGATCTATCCCCTCGCGATCGCCCATGCCTTCGACTATGTCTCGAAGGAGCGCATGGTCGCGGCTTCGAGCGGGTTGCTGCTCGCTTGGGCCATCGGCGCCACGGCCGGCCCGCTGATCGCGTCGGTGCTGATGGGCCATTTCGGGCCGCAGTCGCTGTTCGCCTATATGGCGCTGATGACGGGCTCGATCGCGCTCTTCACCCATTGGCGCATGACGCGCCGCGCCGCGCTCCCCAGCCGCGATCAGGCGACCTTCGTGCCGGTCACCACGACGTCCTCGGTCGCCGCCACCCTCGATCCGCGCTCGGAGCTGGGACACAAGGTCTGA
- a CDS encoding VIT family protein, producing the protein MLKQFIERYLEPGESLGEVIFGLIMLLTFTLGASVLAGLDIITARHIILAAIGCNLAWGIIDAAMFVMGSLFLRAQLSRFHRLMQEAKDHKTGIAAIRRVIDRRYGEFSAPEDVDHLAEGIYRTMKGRRRLRARVKRDDLMGALIVFALVAGPSLPPALPFLFVDDPFVAIRLSNAILIGMLFLAGFRWAHYTDVNPWWAGGLLSLFSVALVAVAIALGG; encoded by the coding sequence TTGCTCAAGCAGTTCATCGAGCGTTACCTGGAACCCGGCGAAAGCCTGGGCGAGGTCATCTTCGGGCTGATCATGCTGCTGACCTTCACGCTGGGCGCCAGCGTGCTGGCGGGGCTCGATATCATCACCGCCCGCCATATCATCCTCGCGGCGATCGGCTGCAATCTCGCCTGGGGCATCATCGACGCGGCCATGTTCGTGATGGGCAGCCTGTTCCTTCGCGCCCAGCTCTCGCGCTTTCACCGCCTGATGCAGGAGGCCAAGGATCACAAGACGGGGATCGCCGCGATCCGCCGCGTGATCGACCGCCGCTATGGCGAGTTCAGCGCGCCGGAGGACGTCGACCATCTGGCCGAGGGGATCTATCGGACGATGAAGGGCCGGCGACGCCTCCGGGCCCGCGTCAAGCGCGACGATCTGATGGGCGCCCTCATCGTCTTCGCGCTGGTCGCGGGTCCGAGCCTGCCGCCGGCACTGCCCTTCCTCTTCGTCGACGACCCCTTCGTCGCGATCCGCCTCTCCAACGCCATCCTGATCGGCATGCTGTTCCTGGCGGGATTCCGCTGGGCGCATTATACCGACGTCAATCCCTGGTGGGCCGGCGGCCTGCTGTCTCTCTTCAGCGTGGCGCTGGTCGCGGTCGCGATCGCGCTCGGCGGCTGA
- a CDS encoding cryptochrome/photolyase family protein, whose product MPAPVILWFRQDLRLEDNPALTAAAAEGPLVALYILDETRGLRPWGGASRWWLAESLQSLEKELRRKAVPLILRRGPAAKILAEVIAETRAKSVHWNRNYEPYAIRRDKAIKSDLARRGIEATSHNAALLFEPWTVKTQAGEPFKVFTPFWRSLQTLPAPPRPAPAPRKLDKAYKQPRSDKLADWKLKPTKPDWAAGFAAAWRPGESGARLRLEEFLAGHLAHYHEKRDRPDLAATAQLSPHLHWGEIGPRQIWHAVKALEIASGDLVPGRAAEAFLRELGWREFSHHLLFHWPKIATEPWKPDFRRFPWRSDKAGLAAWRQGRTGYPIVDAGMRELWGTGWMHNRVRMIAASFLVKHLLIPWQEGEAWFWDTLVDADLAQNAASWQWVAGSGADASPYFRIFNPVIQGEKFDPDGAYVRRWVPELAKVPAEFLHQPWTAPPTLLAAAGVVLGRDYPEPIVDHAAARARALAAFEKMKR is encoded by the coding sequence ATGCCCGCGCCTGTCATCCTATGGTTTCGCCAGGATCTGCGTCTGGAGGACAATCCGGCACTGACGGCGGCTGCGGCCGAAGGGCCGCTGGTCGCGCTCTATATCCTCGACGAGACCCGCGGCCTGCGGCCCTGGGGCGGTGCCTCGCGCTGGTGGCTGGCCGAGAGCCTCCAGTCGCTGGAAAAGGAGCTGCGCCGCAAGGCGGTGCCGCTGATCCTGCGCCGCGGGCCGGCGGCGAAGATCCTGGCCGAGGTGATCGCCGAGACCAGGGCGAAGTCGGTGCACTGGAATCGCAACTACGAGCCTTATGCGATCCGGCGCGACAAGGCCATCAAATCCGATCTCGCCCGGCGCGGGATCGAGGCCACCAGCCATAACGCGGCGCTGCTGTTCGAGCCGTGGACAGTGAAGACCCAGGCCGGCGAGCCCTTCAAGGTCTTTACGCCCTTCTGGCGGTCGCTCCAGACCCTGCCGGCGCCGCCCCGGCCGGCACCGGCACCGCGCAAATTGGATAAGGCTTATAAGCAGCCGCGCTCCGACAAGCTTGCGGACTGGAAGCTCAAGCCGACCAAGCCCGATTGGGCTGCTGGTTTCGCCGCTGCCTGGCGTCCCGGCGAGAGCGGTGCGCGATTGCGGCTCGAGGAATTCCTCGCCGGCCATCTCGCTCATTATCACGAGAAGCGCGACCGCCCCGATCTCGCCGCCACGGCGCAGCTCTCGCCTCATCTCCATTGGGGCGAGATCGGACCGCGCCAGATCTGGCATGCGGTGAAGGCGCTCGAGATCGCGTCCGGCGATCTCGTGCCGGGCCGGGCGGCCGAGGCCTTCCTGCGGGAGCTCGGTTGGCGCGAGTTCTCGCATCACCTGCTGTTCCATTGGCCCAAGATCGCGACCGAGCCCTGGAAGCCCGACTTCAGACGGTTTCCGTGGCGCAGCGACAAGGCGGGGCTCGCCGCCTGGCGGCAGGGCCGCACCGGCTACCCGATCGTCGATGCCGGCATGCGCGAGCTCTGGGGCACGGGATGGATGCATAACCGGGTGCGCATGATCGCGGCCTCCTTCCTGGTCAAGCATCTCCTGATCCCCTGGCAGGAGGGCGAGGCCTGGTTCTGGGACACGCTGGTCGATGCCGACCTCGCGCAGAACGCGGCCAGCTGGCAATGGGTGGCGGGCTCCGGCGCCGACGCCTCGCCCTATTTCCGCATCTTCAATCCCGTGATCCAGGGCGAGAAGTTCGATCCCGACGGCGCCTATGTCCGGCGTTGGGTCCCGGAGCTGGCAAAGGTGCCAGCCGAGTTCCTGCACCAGCCCTGGACGGCGCCACCGACGTTGCTGGCTGCCGCCGGTGTCGTGCTGGGGCGCGACTATCCCGAACCCATCGTCGACCACGCCGCGGCGAGGGCGCGCGCGCTGGCGGCGTTCGAGAAGATGAAGCGGTAG